A window of Streptomyces sp. Je 1-332 genomic DNA:
CCGCCCCGGCGTCGACACCCTCGCCCGCATCGGGCACCCCGTACCCGCCATCGACCCGGCCGACGCGTCGCCGCACGCGTTCCCCGACGGCGGCACCTGGCGCACCGAGATCCCCTCCGTGGAGGGGCCCGAGGCGCTCGCCGTCGTCCTCAAGGAGAGTTCGCGGCTCGACGTTCCGGTTCACCGGATCAGCCAGGGCAGCGGCGTCTGGATGCTCTCGGACGACGAGATCACCGAGATGGTGGAGGCCTGCGCCGAGCGGGACATCGAGCTCTGCCTGTTCACCGGGCCTCGCGGGACCTGGGACATCGGCGCCGGGACCCGCACCGACTCCGGCGGCGCCGGTCTTCGCTCGCGCGGCCATGACGCACTCGCCGGGTGCGTCGAAGACGCCGTACGGGCAACGGAGTTGGGGGTGCGCTGTCTGCTCGTCGCCGACGAGGGCGTGCTGTGGACGCTGCACCGGCTGCGGGTCGCGGGCGTGCTTCCCGCCGACACGACCTTCAAGGTGTCGGCCCTGATCGGCCCGGTCAACCCGGCCTCGTACGCGGTCTACGAGCGGCTCGGCGCGGACTCCCTCAACATCCCCTCCGACCTGACCCTTGACCACATCACGGAGATCCGCGGGGCCAGCCGCGCCCCGATGGACCTGTACGTCGAGGCGCCCGACGACCTCGGCGGCTACGTCCGGATGTACGAGGCGGCGGAGCTGATCAGGCGCGGCGCCCCGCTCTACCTCAAGTTCGGCCTGAGCAAGTCCCCCGGCATCTACCCCTACGGTGCCCACCTGCGCGAGCACACCCTGGCCACCGCCCGTGAGCGGGTCCGCCGCGGCCGTCTCGCCCTCGACCTGCTGGCCCGGCACGGCGCGGACGGCGGGATGTCCCCGCTCGGCGCACGACTGCCCGGCGAGCTCCAGCGCTTCCCCGTCCCGGAAGGGGACTGATCCATGAGCGACCACACCTCCAGAAAAGTGCGTCTCACCGCAGCCGCGGCCACCGTAGTGCTGCTCGGCTCGCTGACCGCCTGCGGCCAGGAGGCCCTGGGCGGCAGCCGCTACAAGCCGGACGAGGGCAAGGGCAGCACCATCGGACTCGCCATGCCCACCAAGTCCTCCGAGCGGTGGATAGCCGACGGCAACAACATGGCGAAGCAGTTCGAGAAGGCCGGGTACAAGACCGATCTGCAGTACGGCGACGACAAGGTCGAGAACCAGATCGCCCAGCTGGAGAACATGATCACCAAGGGGCGCAGTCTCCTGGTGGTCGCCGCCATCGACGGCTCCGCGCTCTCCGAGGTGCTTCAGCGCGCGGCCGACGCGGACATTCCCGTGATCTCGTACGACCGCCTCATCCTCGGCACGGAGAACGTCGACTACTACGCGTCGTTCGACAACGAGCGCGTCGGCCGCCTGGAGGCCCAGTACATCGTCGACAAACTGAAGCTGGGCAAGCCCGAGAAGGGCGGCGACGCGCACAACATCGAGCTGTTCGCGGGCTCGCCGGACGACAACAACACCAAGTACTTCTGGAACGGCGCCATGAAGGTGCTCCAGCCGTACTTCGACAGCGGCCAGCTCGTCGTCCGCAGCAAGCAGACGAAGATGAACCAGGCCACCACGCTGCGCTGGGACGGCGGCACCGCGCAGAAGCGCATGGACGACCTGATCAGCAAGAACTACGGCTCCGCGAAGGTCGACGCGGTCCTCTCGCCGTACGACGGGATCTCGATCGGGATCATCTCCGCGCTGAAGAGCGCGGGGTACGGCTCCAAGAGCCAGCCGCTGCCGATCATCACGGGACAGGACGCGGAGCTCGCTTCGGTGAAGTCCATCATCCGCGGTGAGCAGACGCAGACGGTGTTCAAGGACACCCGCAAGCTGGCCGCTCAGACGGTGTCCATGGGCGACGCGGTCCTGAACGACAAGAAGCCGAAGGTCAACAACACCAAGGACTACAACAACGGCAAGAAAACCGTGCCGTCCTTCCTCCTCGACCCGGTCAGCATCGACAAGTCGAACACCCAACTCCTGGTGGACGAGGGCTACTTCAAGGCCGGGCAGCTCTCGTGAGCGGGCCCGTACTGGAGATGCGCGGCATCACCAAGACGTTCCCCGGCGTCAAGGCGCTCTCCGATGTGAACCTGACCGTGGGCGCCGGGGAGATCCACGCGATCTGCGGCGAGAACGGCGCGGGCAAGTCGACGCTGATGAAGGTCCTCAGCGGCGTTCACGAGCACGGCAGTTACGACGGTGAGATCCACTTCGAGGGCCGGCCGGTGGCCTTCAAGGACATCCGTGCCAGCGAGAAGCACGGCATCGTGATCATCCATCAGGAGCTGGCGCTCGTCCCGTACCTGTCCATCGCCGAGAACATCTTCCTGGGCAACGAACAGAGCACCCGCGGCTTCATCGACTGGAACGACACGCTGCGCAGGGCGAGCACCCTGCTCAAGCGGGTCGGCCTGAGCGAGAAGCCGCAGACTCCGGTCGCCGACATCGGCGTGGGCAAGCAGCAGCTCGTGGAGATCGCCAAAGCCCTGTCGAAGGAGGTGAAGCTGCTCATCCTCGACGAGCCGACGGCCGCCCTGAACGACGAGGACAGCGCGAAGCTCCTCGACCTCATCCTGGAGCTGCGCGACCAGGGCATCGCCTGCATCATCATCTCGCACAAGCTGAACGAGATCAGGGCGATCACCGACTCGGTGACGATCCTGCGCGACGGGCGGACCATCGAGACCCTGACGGTCCGTGAGACCCCCGCGTCCGACCCGCAGGTGGCCGAGGACCGCATCATTCGCGGCATGGTCGGCCGCGACCTCGACCACCGCTTCCCCGACCGCACGCCCTACGAGGGGGAGGACGCCGGGTCGCTCGCCCTGTCCATCGAGGGCTGGACGGTGCGGCACCCGGTCGACCACCACCGCAAGGTCGTCGACGACGTGTCGCTCACCGTGCGGCGCGGCGAGATCGTCGGCATCGCGGGCCTGATGGGCGCGGGCCGCACGGAGCTCGCGATGTCCGTATTCGGGCGCTCCTACGGGCAGTACGTCGCGGGCACGGTGGCGGTCGGCGGGCGCGAGGTCGTGACGAAGAACGTGCCCGCGGCGGTCGACGCCGGGATCGCGTACGTCACCGAGGACCGCAAGCAGTACGGCCTCAACCTCATCGACAACATCAACCGCAACATCTCCCTGGCCTCACTGCCGGGCATGCGGCGCAAGGACGGCTTCGTCGACGAGCACCGCGAACGCTCCGTCTCCGAGCGTTACCGCAAGTCGATGAACATCAAGGCCCCCACCGTGTTCGAGCAGGTGGGGCGGCTTTCGGGCGGCAATCAGCAGAAGGTCGTCCTGAGCAAGTGGATCCACGCCGACCCCGAGGTCCTGATCCTCGACGAGCCGACGCGCGGCATCGACATCGGCGCGAAGTACGAGATCTACACCGTCATCGACAAGCTGGCGGCCTCGGGCAAGGCGGTGCTGTTCATCTCCTCCGAACTGCCCGAGCTGCTCGGGATGTGCGACCGGATCTACACGATGGCCGAGGGCAGGCTGACCGGTGAGGTCGACCGCGCGGACGCCACCCAGGAACTCCTGATGCGCCACATGACCAAGAACAGAAGCTGAGGCATCCGCCATGACCACCACGACCACGCCACCGAGCGACACGTCGTCGAAGCCGTCCGCCATGGAGTCCGCCGGGGCTCTGCTGCTGCGGAGCGTGCGCTCCAACATGCGCCAGTACGGCATGCTCGTCGCCCTGGCCTTCATCGTCATCCTGTTCCAGATCTGGACCGACGGCACGCTGCTCCTGCCGAACAACGTGTCCAACCTGATCCAGCAGAACGGCTACATCCTCATCCTGGCCATCGGCATGATGATCGTCATCATCGCCGGCCACATCGACCTGTCCGTCGGCTCGCTGGTCGCCTTCGTCGGCGCCATGTCCGCGGTGATGATGGTCAAACACGACATGCCGTGGGTGCTCGCCCTGGTCCTTTCGCTGCTGATCGGCGCGGTCGCCGGCGCGTGGCAGGGCTTCTTCATCGCCTACGTCGGCATCCCGTCGTTCATCGTGACGCTGGCCGGGATGCTGCTCTTCCGCGGTCTCACGCAGATCGTCCTGGAGGGCCAGTCGCTCTCGCCGTTCCCCGAGGGCTTCCAGAACATCGCCAAGGGGTTCATCCCCGAGATGGGCCCGTACACGCAGTACCACAACCCGACGCTGGTGCTCGGCCTGGTGACGGTCGCCTTCCTGCTGTTCCGTGAATGGCGCAGCCGCAAGCAGCAGTTGGCCTACGACCTCGACGTGACGCCGACGGGCCTGTGGGTGGCCAAGCTGGTGGCGATCACCGCCGCCGTCGTCGCCTTCACGCTGACCCTCGCCAGCTTCCACGGCGTTCCCGTCGTGCTGCTCATCATGTGCGGGCTGCTGATCGCCCTCGGCTACGTGATGCGCAACGCGGTCGTCGGCCGCCATGTCTACGCGCTCGGCGGCAACAAGGCGGCGGCGAAGCTGTCCGGAGTCAAGGACAAGCGCGTCACCTTCCTGATCTTCGTCAACATGGGCGTCCTTGCCGCCCTCGCGGGCTGTGTGTACGCGGCGCGGCTGAACGCGGGCACCCCGCAGGCGGGCCTGAACTTCGAGCTGGAGGCGATCGCGGCCTCGTTCATCGGCGGCGCGTCGATGAGCGGCGGTGTCGGCACGGTGATGGGCGCCGTGATCGGCGGCCTGGTGCTCGGCGTCCTGAACAACGGCATGTCCCTGGTCAACATAGGCACCGACTACCAGCAGGTCATCAAGGGCCTGGTGCTGCTGGCCGCGGTCGGCTTCGACGTCTGGAACAAGCGGAAGGTGGGGCGCTGAGCCCCAGGTGACCGACCACGCCTCCCCCTGGATCCATCGCACCGCAGATCGCCCTTCGGGCTCGTCCTCAAACGCCGGACGGGCTGAGAATCAGGAGCCGCACATGGATACGAGCAGACGTACCGTCCTGGCCTCGGCCGCTGCCGTGGGCCTCACCGCCGCCGGCGCGGGCGCCTCGTACGCGTCACCGGGTTCCGGCCGTACGCCCACCAAGGAACTCTTCGGCAAGCTGGCCGACGGCACCAAGGTGTACCGCTGGTCCCTCGCCAACGGCGGCACCCGGATGAAGGTGCTTTCGTACGGCGGCATCGTGCAGTCCCTCGAACTCCCGGACCGGCACGGCCGGTACACCAACGTCTCCCTCGGCTACGACACCATCGAGGCGTACGTCGCCGGTACCACCTTCTTCGGCGCGCTGATCGGCCGCTACGGCAACCGCATCGCCAAGGGCCGCTTCTCGCTGGACGGCAGGACCCACCAGCTCTCCGTGAACGACGGGGAGAACAGCCTGCACGGCGGGGCCAAGGGCTTCGACACGCGGGTGTGGGACGTCGAGCCGTTCGCGGACTCCACGGGCGTGGGTGTCGTCCTGCGGTACGTGAGCGTCGACGGCGAGATGGGTTACCCGGGGACCCTGCGCATGAAGGTGACGTACACCCTCACCGCCCGCGGCGACTGGCGCATCGACTACGCGGCGACCACGGACAAGGCCACCGTGGTGAACCTGACGAACCACACGTACTACAACCTCGCGGGCGAGGGCAGCGGGGACATTCTGGACCACGAACTAACCCTGGCGGCAGCCCGGTTCACGCCGACCGACGCCGGTCTCATCCCGACGGGCGATCTTGCGAAGGTGGCGGGCACGCCGTTCGACTTCCGGCGCGCGAAGACGGTGGGCGAGGACATCCGGGTCTCGCACCCGCAGCTGGTGACCGCCAAGGGCTTCGACCACAACTGGGTCCTGGACAAGGGCATCACCAAGCGCCCCGAACACTTCGCGACGCTGCGGGACCCGGGGTCGGGTCGCACCCTTGAGGTCGCCACGACCGAGCCGGGCGTGCAGTTCTACTCCGGGAACTTCCTGGACGGCACGCTCACCGGGCCTTCGGGGCGCACCTACCGGCAGGGTGACGGCCTGTGCCTGGAGACCCAGCACTTCCCGGACTCCCCGAACCAGCCGAAGTTCCCCTCGACGGTGCTGCGCCCCGGCCAGACCTACCGGTCCAGCACGGTGCACACCTTCTCGGCGCGCTGAGCAGCGATGCGGTACGGCCATGGTGGCCGTACCGCATCGCTGTGTTCCGGCCCGCAACGAGTATTCCTGCGCGAGACGTTGACGTGAGCCGGTCGGCACTCTAGCTTCATCGCGTCGTACTTCGTACGTCATATATGAGACGCGATACGCGATGACTGCACGACGGCTGCACGACGACTGAGAGCAACGATGACCTTTGCGCCCCACCCCATCCCCTCGCGCACGCAGTACGTGCTCGATGCGGTCAAGCACCGCATCCTCACCGGGCAGTTGGCCCCAGGCCAGCCCCTCGTCGAGACCGAGCTCGCCGCCCAGTTCGCCGTCTCCAAGACACCCGTGCGGGAAGCGCTGAAGACACTCGCCGGGACCGGTCTCGTCGTGATGAGCCAGTTCAAGGGCGCCACCGTGCGCATGGTGGACGCGGCCATGGCCCAGGAGGTCTACGACGTACGCCTGCTGCTCGAACCGGAAGCGCTGCGGCGCACCGTCCGCAGCGGCGCCCTCCTGGACGAGGCGCGCGACGCACTGGAGCGTGCGGACAGCGCGGCGGACGCCGCCGAACGCTCCCTGGCCAACCGGGAGTTCCACCGCGCGCTGTACGTCCCCTGCGGCAATCCGCTGCTGTCCCGGATGCTCGACGACGTGCGCGACCAGGCGGCCCTGGTCTCCGCCGTCGCCTGGGCGACGCTGCCGTCCTGGGAGCGGGAGGCGGCCGAGCACCGGGAGATCCTGCGGCTCGCGCTCGCCGGGGATGCCGACGCGGCGGCGAGCGGACTCCACGACCACATCGCCTCGTTCGTGCGGCGTGCGTTCCCGGAGGGGGAGCTCTCATGACCGGGCCCAGCCACCCCACCTCCCGTTTCGACGCACTGCGTTCGGCCATCGCCGATGTCGTCGCGATCCCGGTGACGCCGTTCGCCGAGGACGGCTCCGTGGCCCGGGACACCTACCGTGCACTGCTCCGGCGTCTGACCGACGGCGGAGTACGCACTCTCACGCCGAACGGGAACACCGGCGAGTTCTACGCCCTGAGCCCCGACGAGCGGCGCCTGGTCGCCGAGTTGGCCATGGAGGAGGCGGGCCGCAGCGGTGCCTTCGTCCTCGTCGGTGTCGGTCATGACCTGTCGACGGCCATCGCCGCCGCGGAGCACGCACGTGACGTCGGCGCACACATGGTGATGGTCCACCAGCCCGTGCATCCCTACGTGTCCCAGGACGGCTGGGTCGACTACCACCGTGCCGTCGCCGACGCCGTACCCGAGCTCGGCGTCGTCCCGTACATCCGCGACCCCCGTCTCACCGGTCAACGCCTCGCGGAGCTGGGTGAGTTGTGCCCGAACGTGATCGGCGCGAAGTACGCGACGCCGGACGCCGCCGCGTTCGCCGCGTTCGCCCGGGACGCCGGGATCGGACGCTTCGTGTGGGTGGCGGGGCTCGCCGAGCTGTACGCGCCCGCGTACTGGGCCGTCGGCGCCACCGGCTTCACGTCGGGTCTGGTCAACGTCGCGCCCGAGGTGTCCCTGAGCATGCTCCGGGCCCTGCGGGCGGGCGACTATCCGGCGGCCATGGACGTCTGGGAGCGGATCCGGCGCTTCGAGGAGCTGCGCGCCGCCGACCAGTCGGCGGACAACGTCACCGTCGTCAAGGAGGCCCTCGCCGCGCTCGGTCTGTGCCGTCGCGACGTGCGCCCGCCGAGCCGGGTCCTGCCCGCCGGGCGGCGCGAGGAGATAGCGGCGCTGGTGAAGGCGTGGTCGGCATGAGGCCCGAGGAGCTGCGCAGCCACCAGTGGTACGGCACGGACGGTCTGCGGTCCTTCAGCCACCGGGCGCGCACCCGGCAGCTCGGGTATCTGCCCGAGGAGCATCTGGGCAAGCCCGTGATCGCGGTCCTGAACACCTGGTCCGACATCAACCCCTGCCATGTCCATCTGCGCGACCGCGCGCAGGCGGTCAAGCGCGGGGTGTGGCAGGCGGGCGGCTTCCCCCTCGAGTTCCCCGTCTCCACGCTCTCCGAGACGTTCCAGAAGCCGACCCCGATGCTCTACCGCAATCTGCTCGCAATGGAGACCGAGGAGCTGCTGCGCTCCTATCCCGTGGACGGCGGGGTGCTGCTCGGCGGCTGCGACAAGACGACCCCCGCCCTGCTCATGGGCGCCGCGAGCGTCGATCTGCCGGCTGTCTTCGTGCCCGCGGGGCCGATGCTCCCGGGGCACTGGCGCAACGAGGTGCTCGGTTCGGGCACCGACATGTGGAAGTACTGGGACGACAAGCGCGCGGGACTCATTGGTGACTGCGAACTGGCCGAGCTGGAGAGCGGGTTGGCCCGCTCCCCCGGCCACTGCATGACCATGGGCACCGCCTCCACGCTGACCGCCGCTGCCGAGGCCCTTGGCGTGACGGTGCCCGGCGCCTCCTCCATCCCGGCGGTGGACTCCGGGCACGACCGGATGGCGGCCGCGTCCGGGATGCGGATCGTCGAACTCGTCCGCCAGGACCTGAGGTTGTCGCGGTTCCTCACCTCTGACGCCTACGAGGACGCGGTCGCCACCGTCCTCGCGCTCGGCGGCTCCACCAACGCCGTCATCCACCTGATCGCCATGGCGGGCCGCAGCGGTGTACGGCTCACGCTCGACGACTTCGACCGGATCGCGCGAACCGTGCCGGTGCTCGCCAACCTGCGCCCCGGCGGGCAGTACCTCATGGAGGACTTCCACTTCGCGGGCGGACTCCCGGCGTTCCTGGCCCAGTTGACCGACGTACTGCACCTGGAACGGCCCACAGTCGCCCATGACAGCCTGCGCGAACAGCTCGCGGGCGCCACCGTGCACAACCCCGAGGTCATCCGGCCCCGCACGAAGCCCCTGGCCGACGAGGGCGGAGTGGCCGTCCTGCGGGGCAACCTCTGCCCGGACGGCGCCGTCATCAAGCACATCGCCGCCGAGCCGCACCTGCTGCGGCACACCGGCCCCGCGGTCGTCTTCGACGACTATCGGCAGATGCAGCGCACCATCAACGACCCGGCGCTCGGCATCACCGCCGACCACGTGCTCGTGCTGCGCGGCTCCGGCCCCAAGGGCGGGCCCGGCATGCCCGAGTACGGCATGCTGCCGATCCCCGATCATCTGCTCAAGCAGGGGGTGCGCGACATGGTGCGCCTCTCCGACGCGCGGATGAGCGGCACGTCGTACGGCGCGTGCGTGCTGCACATCGCACCCGAGTCGCATGTGGGCGGCCCGCTCGCCCTCGTCCGTACTGGAGACCTGATCACCCTGGACGTCGAGGCCCGCTCACTCCATCTCGATGTGTCCGACGAGGAGTTGGCGCGCCGCAGGGAGGCGTGGGCGCCGCCTCCCGTGCGCTACGGACGCGGTTACGGCGCGCTCTACGACGAGCAGATCACCCAGGCCGACACCGGCTGCGACTTCGCGTTCCTGGCCCGCGAGGGCGAGGTCCCCGACCCGTACGTGGGCTGATCCCCGCCCCGCCTCCCGTAACTGCTGATCGCCCCGGCCGGCCTCATGGCGCTGGACTCGCCGCTCGTCACCCGCAGCCGTGTGACGAGCGGCGCTCCGGACGCGTACCGAGAGCGGGCCCATCCTTGCGTCCGGCCCCGCTGAGCCACAGCCACATCGCCGCTCCGGCGAACTGGAACGCCGCGATGCTCAGCATCAGCCCCTCCGCGCCGAGCCGTCCCGCGAACACCCCGGTCAGGGCGGCGCCGCCCGCCGACGCGCCGATCTTCAGGCTGCCGCCGGTGGTGTTGACCTGGCCGAGCCGGTCCGGGGGCGATTCGCGCTGGCGGAGCATCAGCGTCGCGGTGAAGAGCGGGCCTTCGGCCAGGCCCGCCGCCACGCAGACGCCCCACGCCCAGGGCAGCGACGGCACCGCCGCCAGCGCTGCGACGGCCGTGCCGAACCCCAGAAGCCCTGCGCTCACGGCCCGTTCGGAGTGGCCCGGCGTCAGCCACCGGGACGAGGCGAGGGCACCCACGAGGGAGCCGAGTGCGAAACAGGCAAGGAGTTGCCCGCCCGCCGCGGGGCCCGCGCCGATGTCCTGGCCGAGCAGGACCGCCGCCACCGCGAACCCGCCGTATCCGAACCAGGCGAACATCGTCGACACGGTCAGGGCCCGCAGCACCCGGTTGGCCCCGAGGACCAAGAGCCCACCCGCCACGACCTGCCCGAGCCCCGACCGTGTGCGGCCCGGCCGGACCTCCGGAGGCGGAATCCGCAGCAGGGGAAGGACGAGCAGGCCGAGCGCGGCGGTGGCCACCGTCACGATCCCGGTGTGCGCTCCGCCCGCCACGGCGGCGACCAGCGCGGCGAGGCCCGGTCCTGCGATGGCCGCGATGTTGTAGCTCGACGCCTCAAGGCCGTACGCCCGTGAGAGGCGTTCGGGAGGGACGAACCTCGGCAGCAGACTGGTGAGCGCCACCACGACCGGCTCGACGCAACCGACCACGGCGGCCACCATCAGCACGAGCACCAGCGGCGAGCGCCCCGCCGACAGCATGAGCCCGGCGATCGCGACGGTGTAGCCGCACGCCAGCGCGACCACCAGACGGCGCGGCCGGCCGGTCCGGTCAAGGGCGTGGCCGATGACCGGCCCGCTCACCACATAGGGAAGCAGCATCGCGGTCTGCACGAATCCGGCGCTCGCCGCGTCGCCGGTACGCGTCTGGACGGTGAGCACCAGCGCGGTCGCGGCCCCCTCGGCGGAAACCCTGAGCAGCGTGGCGGCCGTCAGGTGCGGGCGGAGCAACCGGGTCCCCCTGGGCGTAGACGTCAGTGCATGGACCACCCAACTCAATCACCGGCCACGGGTGTCAGGGCGACGTTCCAGAAATCGGCGTATCGCCCACCGTGGCGCAGCAGTTCGTCGTGGCTGCCTTCCTCCACGAAGGGCCACGTTGGCGGCGACGCCACGGGCGTACGCGGCGGGGTGGTGCACAGCTCGCACCCGGTCCGAACTCGCCCGCAGAATGGGCTACCTGATGGCCAGTCATTACTCGGCGGGAGGCCGGCCGAGACTCTTCGTCACAGTTCCGTCACTCAAATCGCACAAGTCCCGCCAAATACTGGGTTTTCCCGATACGGTCGTCCCCCACGAAACACCTGGGGGGCACATGTCGAACAACCAGCCACCGCCGAACCAACCGCCCTCCCCCGGGGCGATGCAACCCGGGCCCTCCGCCCCTCCCGCCC
This region includes:
- the chvE gene encoding multiple monosaccharide ABC transporter substrate-binding protein, encoding MSDHTSRKVRLTAAAATVVLLGSLTACGQEALGGSRYKPDEGKGSTIGLAMPTKSSERWIADGNNMAKQFEKAGYKTDLQYGDDKVENQIAQLENMITKGRSLLVVAAIDGSALSEVLQRAADADIPVISYDRLILGTENVDYYASFDNERVGRLEAQYIVDKLKLGKPEKGGDAHNIELFAGSPDDNNTKYFWNGAMKVLQPYFDSGQLVVRSKQTKMNQATTLRWDGGTAQKRMDDLISKNYGSAKVDAVLSPYDGISIGIISALKSAGYGSKSQPLPIITGQDAELASVKSIIRGEQTQTVFKDTRKLAAQTVSMGDAVLNDKKPKVNNTKDYNNGKKTVPSFLLDPVSIDKSNTQLLVDEGYFKAGQLS
- the mmsA gene encoding multiple monosaccharide ABC transporter ATP-binding protein, whose protein sequence is MRGITKTFPGVKALSDVNLTVGAGEIHAICGENGAGKSTLMKVLSGVHEHGSYDGEIHFEGRPVAFKDIRASEKHGIVIIHQELALVPYLSIAENIFLGNEQSTRGFIDWNDTLRRASTLLKRVGLSEKPQTPVADIGVGKQQLVEIAKALSKEVKLLILDEPTAALNDEDSAKLLDLILELRDQGIACIIISHKLNEIRAITDSVTILRDGRTIETLTVRETPASDPQVAEDRIIRGMVGRDLDHRFPDRTPYEGEDAGSLALSIEGWTVRHPVDHHRKVVDDVSLTVRRGEIVGIAGLMGAGRTELAMSVFGRSYGQYVAGTVAVGGREVVTKNVPAAVDAGIAYVTEDRKQYGLNLIDNINRNISLASLPGMRRKDGFVDEHRERSVSERYRKSMNIKAPTVFEQVGRLSGGNQQKVVLSKWIHADPEVLILDEPTRGIDIGAKYEIYTVIDKLAASGKAVLFISSELPELLGMCDRIYTMAEGRLTGEVDRADATQELLMRHMTKNRS
- the mmsB gene encoding multiple monosaccharide ABC transporter permease, with the translated sequence MTTTTTPPSDTSSKPSAMESAGALLLRSVRSNMRQYGMLVALAFIVILFQIWTDGTLLLPNNVSNLIQQNGYILILAIGMMIVIIAGHIDLSVGSLVAFVGAMSAVMMVKHDMPWVLALVLSLLIGAVAGAWQGFFIAYVGIPSFIVTLAGMLLFRGLTQIVLEGQSLSPFPEGFQNIAKGFIPEMGPYTQYHNPTLVLGLVTVAFLLFREWRSRKQQLAYDLDVTPTGLWVAKLVAITAAVVAFTLTLASFHGVPVVLLIMCGLLIALGYVMRNAVVGRHVYALGGNKAAAKLSGVKDKRVTFLIFVNMGVLAALAGCVYAARLNAGTPQAGLNFELEAIAASFIGGASMSGGVGTVMGAVIGGLVLGVLNNGMSLVNIGTDYQQVIKGLVLLAAVGFDVWNKRKVGR
- a CDS encoding aldose epimerase family protein, giving the protein MDTSRRTVLASAAAVGLTAAGAGASYASPGSGRTPTKELFGKLADGTKVYRWSLANGGTRMKVLSYGGIVQSLELPDRHGRYTNVSLGYDTIEAYVAGTTFFGALIGRYGNRIAKGRFSLDGRTHQLSVNDGENSLHGGAKGFDTRVWDVEPFADSTGVGVVLRYVSVDGEMGYPGTLRMKVTYTLTARGDWRIDYAATTDKATVVNLTNHTYYNLAGEGSGDILDHELTLAAARFTPTDAGLIPTGDLAKVAGTPFDFRRAKTVGEDIRVSHPQLVTAKGFDHNWVLDKGITKRPEHFATLRDPGSGRTLEVATTEPGVQFYSGNFLDGTLTGPSGRTYRQGDGLCLETQHFPDSPNQPKFPSTVLRPGQTYRSSTVHTFSAR
- a CDS encoding GntR family transcriptional regulator; translation: MTFAPHPIPSRTQYVLDAVKHRILTGQLAPGQPLVETELAAQFAVSKTPVREALKTLAGTGLVVMSQFKGATVRMVDAAMAQEVYDVRLLLEPEALRRTVRSGALLDEARDALERADSAADAAERSLANREFHRALYVPCGNPLLSRMLDDVRDQAALVSAVAWATLPSWEREAAEHREILRLALAGDADAAASGLHDHIASFVRRAFPEGELS
- a CDS encoding dihydrodipicolinate synthase family protein codes for the protein MTGPSHPTSRFDALRSAIADVVAIPVTPFAEDGSVARDTYRALLRRLTDGGVRTLTPNGNTGEFYALSPDERRLVAELAMEEAGRSGAFVLVGVGHDLSTAIAAAEHARDVGAHMVMVHQPVHPYVSQDGWVDYHRAVADAVPELGVVPYIRDPRLTGQRLAELGELCPNVIGAKYATPDAAAFAAFARDAGIGRFVWVAGLAELYAPAYWAVGATGFTSGLVNVAPEVSLSMLRALRAGDYPAAMDVWERIRRFEELRAADQSADNVTVVKEALAALGLCRRDVRPPSRVLPAGRREEIAALVKAWSA
- the araD gene encoding L-arabinonate dehydratase; its protein translation is MRPEELRSHQWYGTDGLRSFSHRARTRQLGYLPEEHLGKPVIAVLNTWSDINPCHVHLRDRAQAVKRGVWQAGGFPLEFPVSTLSETFQKPTPMLYRNLLAMETEELLRSYPVDGGVLLGGCDKTTPALLMGAASVDLPAVFVPAGPMLPGHWRNEVLGSGTDMWKYWDDKRAGLIGDCELAELESGLARSPGHCMTMGTASTLTAAAEALGVTVPGASSIPAVDSGHDRMAAASGMRIVELVRQDLRLSRFLTSDAYEDAVATVLALGGSTNAVIHLIAMAGRSGVRLTLDDFDRIARTVPVLANLRPGGQYLMEDFHFAGGLPAFLAQLTDVLHLERPTVAHDSLREQLAGATVHNPEVIRPRTKPLADEGGVAVLRGNLCPDGAVIKHIAAEPHLLRHTGPAVVFDDYRQMQRTINDPALGITADHVLVLRGSGPKGGPGMPEYGMLPIPDHLLKQGVRDMVRLSDARMSGTSYGACVLHIAPESHVGGPLALVRTGDLITLDVEARSLHLDVSDEELARRREAWAPPPVRYGRGYGALYDEQITQADTGCDFAFLAREGEVPDPYVG
- a CDS encoding MFS transporter — protein: MLRPHLTAATLLRVSAEGAATALVLTVQTRTGDAASAGFVQTAMLLPYVVSGPVIGHALDRTGRPRRLVVALACGYTVAIAGLMLSAGRSPLVLVLMVAAVVGCVEPVVVALTSLLPRFVPPERLSRAYGLEASSYNIAAIAGPGLAALVAAVAGGAHTGIVTVATAALGLLVLPLLRIPPPEVRPGRTRSGLGQVVAGGLLVLGANRVLRALTVSTMFAWFGYGGFAVAAVLLGQDIGAGPAAGGQLLACFALGSLVGALASSRWLTPGHSERAVSAGLLGFGTAVAALAAVPSLPWAWGVCVAAGLAEGPLFTATLMLRQRESPPDRLGQVNTTGGSLKIGASAGGAALTGVFAGRLGAEGLMLSIAAFQFAGAAMWLWLSGAGRKDGPALGTRPERRSSHGCG